ATGTAAGTGCATCAATAGAAGTTATCTTCATAAAGAGTGTTTCTATACTCATAAGTAATACACCAAAGATAGTTATTAATATAGCTCGTAAATGCAAGTTTTTCCTTTGTATCTTTTCTGAATAATTTATATAAAACTGCGTAATATACAAAATAATATGCAATTAGAGAAATAAAATTTATTGATTATTTTCATAAATTTATTTGATATATAATTTATACATTAATTTGAATTTTATCTGATAGAATTTGAACAATTTATATATTCTTAGATGTATACTTTATATACATAATTATAAGACATGTAAAGAAAATGCTTTGCTAGAATAATAGTTGTCAATTTAAAAAACAATATATTATTTAAGAAAAAAAGGAGATATTTATATGAAAAAAAGTAATTTAATGAATCTAATTGTAGATAAGGCTGGGTTAATTAAACCTATTTTAAATGGAGAAAGTAAAACAATGAAAAGTATACTTTTCCCATTCCAGAAAACGTTATTGGTCGCTAGTCTAGTATGCACGACTTTTGTTCATACTGCTCAAGCTGATTTACTTGAAGATATTAAAGCAAAAGGAGAAATAGTTATTGCGACTGAAGCACGTTATGCTCCTTTTGAAATGCTTAAAGATGGAAAAATTGTTGGTTACGATGAAGATATTTTACATGAAATTTTAAAGGATTTGCCAGGTGTAAAGTTAACTCAATTAGATTTACCTTTTCAAGGAATTTTAACTGGTCTTAGTGCTAAACGTTATGATTTTGTAGTTACTGCATTAACATTAACCAAAAAGCGAATGGATAAATATGCTTTTACCTATCCCATTTCAACAGCTTCACTTGTCATCTTAAAACGCAAAGGAGATGATCGTATCAAGTCACCAAAAGATATGGCTGGCATGATTCTTGGTATACAACGTGGTTCGGCGCAATTAAAGACTATCAAGGCATATGAAAAGGCTGAGCTTTCAAAGAAAGGTTATAAAAAAATTAAAGAGTTTACTGATTACAACGAAGCTTACACAGCCTTAGCATCAGGACGAGTAGACGTTGTACCCCAAGCACTACCAAATTTGGCCTCAGTAGTTAAAGAACGTTCTGATATATTTGAGATTGTTAGACCTAGTTTTGGTCCTGACTTATATTACGGTTGGGTAGGTAGAAAAGATGCCGAATCAGCTTCTTTAGTACAGTTTTTTAGTGATGGAATAGAAAAATTACACAAAAATGGCAAGTTAGCAGAGCTACAAATGAAATGGTTCGGATTTAAAATGGATTTTCCAACAGGATTTGTACCTATGTCTCAAGGTGAGAAATAAATATGAGTCAAGATCAACAACAATTACCCCGATATAGTGGTATTGCTACTTTTATGCGATGTGCTTATGAAGAGTCATTAGAAGGAATTGATATTGGATTGATTGGTGTACCATTTGATGGTGGTGTAACTAACCGTACTGGTACACGTCATGGTCCTCGTGATATCCGAGTTCAGTCAACTTTAATGCGTTCAGTCAACCAAAGTACTGGTATTGCACCTTTTGAATTATGTAAAGTTGCTGATGTAGGTGATGCATTACCAGAAAGCCCATTTGAACTAGAACGTAGCCATAAATCTATTCAAAGTTTTTTTGAAAAGGTTGTTGAAGCAGGCGTGCTTCCCATTTCAGCTGGTGGAGACCATTCAATAAGTTTACCTATTTTAAGAGCTTTAGCTAAAGATGAGCCTGTAGCATTAGTACACTTCGATGCTCATTGTGATACTGGTGGCGACTATTTAGGATCTAAATTCCATCATGGTTCTCCTTTTAGAGTAGCTGTTGAAGAAGGCTTAATTGATCCTAAAAAAACTATTCAAATAGGTATTAGAGGTTCACTTAATCATAAAGAAATGTGGAAGTTTAGTCATGATAGTGGTATGCGCGTTATCTATATGGATGAGTTTTATGACTTAGGTGTTGATGGAATAATTAAAGAAATTCATAAAATAGTGGGAGAGACACCTACTTATATCACCTTTGATGTTGACGGTTTAGATCCAGCCTTTGCAGTTGGAACAGGTACGCCCGAAGTTGGTGGTTTTACTACCTTTGAAGCAATTGAAATGATCCGTGGGTTAACAGGTTTGCATATAGTTGGAGGAGATGTAGTTGAAGTCTCACCTCCCTTTGATCCCTCTGGTTCAACAGCATTAGTAGGCGCAACCATGATGTTCGAATTACTTTGTATTGCTGCTGAGTCATTAGTAGCGCGTAAAGATAGCTTGGCATGTTAGACTTTAGTGTTGTATTTGAACATTTAAATGATTTATTGAATGGGCTATGGATGACCACATGGATATCCTTGCTATCGATTTTAATTGGTTTTATATTTAGTATTATTTTATGTCTAGGTCGTTTATCTTCAAATACTTTCATTAATTTTATCTGTCGATTTTATATCAGTGCAATAAGAGGAACTCCTTTACTAGTTCAATTAACGATTGTGTTCTATTTTCTACCATATTGGGGAATAAATATACCCTCGATTGCAGCTGCTATTATTACTTTATCAATGAATACAGCAGCATTCCAAGCTGAAATTTTACGTGGGGGTTTTCAAACAATCCCTCATGGTCAAAAAGAAACAGCTTGGAGCTATGGTTATACACCCTTTCAATGTTTATATTATATCGAATTACCACAAGTAATAAGAAAAGTATTACCATCATTAACCAATGAAATTATTGACATTATTAAGAACTCTGCGCTTATTTCAACAATCGCAGTAATTGATTTAATGAGGGTTACACAGGTTTATTCATCAACAACGTATCGCCCAATTGAATTTTTTGTTTCTGCAGGGTTACTGTATTTACTACTTACTTCTTGTATCAGTATTTTGGGACGTTATATCGAATCCCGTTTAACGACGCACTAGGAGATTGTGAAAATGGATTTAAGTCTTTATATTACTTATTGGCCTTTATTATTTAAAGGACTTTTATTTACTATCTACATTTGCTCAATTGGTATATTTTTAGCCATTCTGGGAGGGTTAATTCTATATCGTATTAATAGAATTAATTTGCTCATTACACGTTTGATTTATTCTATTTATTTAACTGTGTTCCGTGGGACACCTTTGCTTGTTCAAGTTTATTTAGTCTATTACGGTGGACCATTTATTGGATTAGAGTTAACGGCAGAACAAGTGGGTATTTTAGGTCTTAGCTTATATGGTGCAGCTTACTTTGCTGAAATATTCCGTTCAGGATTTGAAAGTATTCCTAAAGGACATATTGAAGCAGCTTACGATTTAGGTTACTCACGTCAGCAAATTTTGAGATATATTCAACTACCAGAGATGTTGGGTTTGATTCTTCCACCAAGTATTAATTTAACTATTATTTTAATTAAAGAATCTGCAATTCTTTCTATTATTACAGTATCTGAACTCACAACAGCAGCAGTTACAATGGGAACAGAAACATTTAGTATGGTTGAACCTTATGTATTTTTAGCTTTATCTTATTGGTGTATTACATTCATTGTCGCAAAAATAGGTTCTTGGTGTGAAAATCGAAGCATTATTCATTTGCAACGTAGCTAAGTTAAGAATTCAGGAGAAGTTATGAAAATAGTACAACATAAAGCAATAAAACTAATTAATTTAAAAAAGCACTTTGGTGATAATGAAGTATTAAAGGGAATCAATTTCGATATCGATTATGGGAAAGTGGTCTGTATTATTGGAGGATCAGGATCAGGGAAAAGTACAATGCTTAGATGCATGAACTTCCTTGAACAATACGATGGAGGCGAAGTACAAATAAATGGAAAACTATTAGGTTATGGTTCCGATTCTCAAGGTAATCTAGAATTATTACCGAGTCAATTTATACAAAAAGATTTAGCAGAAGTTTGCATGGTTTTTCAACAATTTAATCTGTGGCCACACATGAGTGTGATTGACAATGTCATGTCCCCACTATTACGAGTTCATCACTTAAGTAAAAAAGAGGCTGAAGAAAGAGCCGTAAAAGTACTTGAAAAAGTTGATATGCTACATAAAAGGGATGCTTATCCTGCCCAATTGTCAGGTGGACAACAACAACGTGTTGCAATTGCACGTGCATTAGGTACTGAGCCTAAAATTATGTTATTTGATGAGCCTACTTCAGCACTTGACCCTGAATTAGTAGGTGAAGTATTAAAAGTAATGAAATCACTTGCTCAAGATGGTATGACCATGGTTATAGTGACTCATGAAATGGGATTTGCAGCTCAAGTATCAGATAAAGTTGTCTTTCTTGCAAATGGTTTAATTGAAGAAGAAGGAGACCCAAAAATACTTTTTAGTCAACCTAAATCAGAAAAATTAAAAAGCTTTTTAAGTACATGGACTGAAAGGAATAGTGGAATTATATAGTTTCCCCAATCTTACATTATAAAACATTTTTTGATAATAGAACCATTTGAATAAAGAGAGCGATAATAAAACATTGCTCTCTTTTTTTAATATGAACTTTTGTTTATATATCCCTTTTTGAATAGTGTATACTAGGCTACTTAATATACAATATAATAACTAATTAAGAAAAATATTTTGCTAGAATAATAGTTGACAATTAAAAACTAAAATAGGTAAGATAAAAATGACAATAAGAGAGATGGATATATTTGTAAATGTTGCAGAATTATCAAACTTAACAAAAGTTTCTGAAAAAATGAATTTAACCCAACCAAGTATTTCTATGACTATCAAATCAATTGAAGAAGAATTTAATGAAAAAATGTTTGATAGAATAAGTAAAAAATTAATAGTAAATGAAAGGGGTAGAGTATTATATGAAGAAATTACTCCTATATTATTACAATTAAAACAATTTAAAGAAAGATTTATCCAGAATAAATTTTCGGGAAATATTAATGTCGCTGCTTCAAATACAATTGGTGTTTATGCTTTAGCTGATGTTTTATATGATTACAAGAAGCTACATAAGCATGTAAATATTACTCATTTATATCCAGAACCTGATAATATTATCTCTTTGATTTATGAAGGGAAAGTGGATATTGGATTTATTGAATTTGAACTTCTTGATAAAAATATTGTAAAGGAATTACTTTACAAAGATGAACTTATTGTTGTGAGTTCAGATAAATCTCTTATAGAAAAAAGTTTTTATATTGATCAATTATTTGACAAAGAATGGATAGTAAGAGAAATATCTTCTGCCGTTACTCAAACTTTTTTTGATTATTTAGGAGAGGTGAAATCAGATTTAAATATTACATTGGCACTTGAACATACTGTAGCTATAAAGGAACTACTTATAAAACATAAAAATACAATTTCTATTTTACCAGCGAAAAGTGTGGAAAACGAAATTCGTTCTAATAAATTATATAAAATTGATATTATTAATATGAAGTTTGAAAGAAATACTTATATGATTTATCATAAAAATAAATTCAAGAATATTATCTTTGAATCATTTAGAAAGTTTGCACTTCAAAATATTGTTAAATAGTATTTAATTATTTTGAAAAATAGTAAAATTTTCTATTATAAAACTTTTTCATCAATAAATGAATCCTTGGGAAGTGTAATATTATACTCCAATCCATTATTATTTTTGCAATTAAGTTTTCCTTTTAATTGAAAAGAGATAAGAGTTTTCATAAGACTAAATCCAAACCCACTCTCCACTTCATCAATATTTGCTCCAATACCATTATCTTTATACATAAAAT
This portion of the Arcobacter nitrofigilis DSM 7299 genome encodes:
- a CDS encoding transporter substrate-binding domain-containing protein — translated: MKKSNLMNLIVDKAGLIKPILNGESKTMKSILFPFQKTLLVASLVCTTFVHTAQADLLEDIKAKGEIVIATEARYAPFEMLKDGKIVGYDEDILHEILKDLPGVKLTQLDLPFQGILTGLSAKRYDFVVTALTLTKKRMDKYAFTYPISTASLVILKRKGDDRIKSPKDMAGMILGIQRGSAQLKTIKAYEKAELSKKGYKKIKEFTDYNEAYTALASGRVDVVPQALPNLASVVKERSDIFEIVRPSFGPDLYYGWVGRKDAESASLVQFFSDGIEKLHKNGKLAELQMKWFGFKMDFPTGFVPMSQGEK
- the speB gene encoding agmatinase, which encodes MSQDQQQLPRYSGIATFMRCAYEESLEGIDIGLIGVPFDGGVTNRTGTRHGPRDIRVQSTLMRSVNQSTGIAPFELCKVADVGDALPESPFELERSHKSIQSFFEKVVEAGVLPISAGGDHSISLPILRALAKDEPVALVHFDAHCDTGGDYLGSKFHHGSPFRVAVEEGLIDPKKTIQIGIRGSLNHKEMWKFSHDSGMRVIYMDEFYDLGVDGIIKEIHKIVGETPTYITFDVDGLDPAFAVGTGTPEVGGFTTFEAIEMIRGLTGLHIVGGDVVEVSPPFDPSGSTALVGATMMFELLCIAAESLVARKDSLAC
- a CDS encoding amino acid ABC transporter permease codes for the protein MLDFSVVFEHLNDLLNGLWMTTWISLLSILIGFIFSIILCLGRLSSNTFINFICRFYISAIRGTPLLVQLTIVFYFLPYWGINIPSIAAAIITLSMNTAAFQAEILRGGFQTIPHGQKETAWSYGYTPFQCLYYIELPQVIRKVLPSLTNEIIDIIKNSALISTIAVIDLMRVTQVYSSTTYRPIEFFVSAGLLYLLLTSCISILGRYIESRLTTH
- a CDS encoding amino acid ABC transporter permease; translation: MDLSLYITYWPLLFKGLLFTIYICSIGIFLAILGGLILYRINRINLLITRLIYSIYLTVFRGTPLLVQVYLVYYGGPFIGLELTAEQVGILGLSLYGAAYFAEIFRSGFESIPKGHIEAAYDLGYSRQQILRYIQLPEMLGLILPPSINLTIILIKESAILSIITVSELTTAAVTMGTETFSMVEPYVFLALSYWCITFIVAKIGSWCENRSIIHLQRS
- a CDS encoding amino acid ABC transporter ATP-binding protein; protein product: MKIVQHKAIKLINLKKHFGDNEVLKGINFDIDYGKVVCIIGGSGSGKSTMLRCMNFLEQYDGGEVQINGKLLGYGSDSQGNLELLPSQFIQKDLAEVCMVFQQFNLWPHMSVIDNVMSPLLRVHHLSKKEAEERAVKVLEKVDMLHKRDAYPAQLSGGQQQRVAIARALGTEPKIMLFDEPTSALDPELVGEVLKVMKSLAQDGMTMVIVTHEMGFAAQVSDKVVFLANGLIEEEGDPKILFSQPKSEKLKSFLSTWTERNSGII
- a CDS encoding LysR substrate-binding domain-containing protein, producing MTIREMDIFVNVAELSNLTKVSEKMNLTQPSISMTIKSIEEEFNEKMFDRISKKLIVNERGRVLYEEITPILLQLKQFKERFIQNKFSGNINVAASNTIGVYALADVLYDYKKLHKHVNITHLYPEPDNIISLIYEGKVDIGFIEFELLDKNIVKELLYKDELIVVSSDKSLIEKSFYIDQLFDKEWIVREISSAVTQTFFDYLGEVKSDLNITLALEHTVAIKELLIKHKNTISILPAKSVENEIRSNKLYKIDIINMKFERNTYMIYHKNKFKNIIFESFRKFALQNIVK